A genomic stretch from Mya arenaria isolate MELC-2E11 chromosome 10, ASM2691426v1 includes:
- the LOC128204930 gene encoding uncharacterized protein LOC128204930, with the protein MKTKTKAKLRLTNIISNLNKLGAANKSRSETLSPQGVDTVDSGLDKKKLSHAHTKTQNSVSPDNKPSHDLDNLRNSLVQDGERGNNSRQQLDEKLLREKYKNLIDPRSPDIDSDLEREGIAPDSPTDLGISHRLPSNIAAFSSSFETEEARLRYSLDSANFVRDRLGLQSGTGLQQYSDELARNRYSLQERGQELARDQNLHSPGRDSDSPSQPTSPDSSSLQVSPFRSPGGSRSAHSLSFEDADTNNFLPRVKEGLYFCHLCSFSGTTQADFDLHMTVHFEHVCPNCDYKSRTEGRLKRHIKDFHTEDIDGGYGARTMPGRPKVFRCKQCEYSTTEKIDFWTHSRSHIKEDKLLQCPRCPFVTEYKHHLEYHLRNHFGSKPFKCPKCNYACVNKSMLNSHMKSHTNVYQYRCADCTYATKYCHSLKLHLRKYNHKPAAVLNSDGSLPQGMDATNSGLSLLAKRGPPRGPRGPRKDKHEMPESQGGYLSLPPSPLGPLPGMQGMQGMLAPFWPMMQMQGRIPHPLSFGQRFNSPMAGLSPLGIKSEDRGMKSPPTSGVGSANILKCNFCSFIATSREILTGHIMKLHASDQKDLFSMFGLSSEALLDESHKRHAPHPVYSSPAKMPRLDAKFNPDLHIKKEREEVVNKAPFEKDVMSRYPFMSGKYGNSGVVMKDDGIDILKEMTLKFGAGLLDQKRKHSLSSPLISSSKTMKNDDNNMSSDSPLDLTKPRSPPSVSSLQQNTSAAMKHKFADEVDEHSSGENSIYSVHSGNGVSSPYSRSELPSPPARKRSRKGQAFKLDALCMKLQSNQGAMYSEEDSDAEIAEMYSSDRLPMENNIHTDRKAYNPSVENEEKVTKVEETVEEKTTVEGDKQHGIERDSNEGRVDVDSIDDVDGEMKLGKDEDKNNSVKQDLKSLHYKLAMLNEQIDRNENQLASDDNIGDSHDNDSRSGESSGEEKPERKSVSPPVFPSQSRRKQIPAAIQRGADIAWKMLNDPHMGDPSLFLKSGNGKQKLEMTPLDKKLWFEAPECTNPQQNSERGVFECPYCKISFGDCIMYTMHMGYHGYKDPYKCNMCGDTCKDRVEFFLHISRAAHH; encoded by the exons GAGTGAGACTTTATCCCCACAAGGGGTGGACACTGTTGACAGCGGTCTCGACAAAAAGAAGTTGTCGCACGCTCACACGAAAACACAAAATTCTGTTTCCCCTGACAACAAACCCTCGCATGACTTGGACAACCTGCGGAACTCACTTGTGCAGGACGGGGAGCGAGGCAACAACAGCAGGCAACAGCTAGATGAAAAACTCTTGAGAGAAAAATACAAGAATCTGATTGACCCCAGGTCTCCTGATATCGACTCTGATCTTGAGCGCGAGGGGATTGCACCTGACAGCCCCACAGATCTTGGTATTTCGCACAGACTTCCCAGCAACATCGCAGCATTCTCGTCATCATTTGAAACGGAGGAAGCCAGACTCAGATATTCATTAGACTCGGCAAATTTTGTCCGCGATCGTCTCGGCCTGCAATCAGGAACCGGTCTCCAACAATACAGCGATGAGCTCGCACGTAACAGGTACTCTTTACAAGAGCGAGGACAGGAGCTAGCGCGGGACCAGAATTTACACTCACCAGGCCGAGACAGTGACTCCCCAAGCCAGCCAACCAGCCCTGACTCCAGCTCCCTCCAG GTATCACCATTTCGCAGTCCCGGGGGATCTAGATCAGCCCACAGTTTATCGTTCGAGGACGCTGACACAAACAACTTCCTGCCACGTGTCAAGGAGGGCCTGTACTTTTGCCATCTCTGTAGCTTTTCAG GTACGACCCAGGCTGACTTTGATCTTCATATGACCGTGCATTTCGAGCATGTTTGTCCCAATTGTGATTACAAATCGCGTACGGAGGGACGATTGAAGAGGCACATTAAGGATTTCCACACGGAGGACATCGACGGGGGATACGGAGCCAGGACGATGCCGGGCCGACCGAAAGTCTTCCGCTGCAAGCAGTGCGAGTATTCAACTACTGAAAAG ATTGACTTCTGGACGCACTCACGTTCACACATCAAGGAGGATAAACTGCTTCAGTGTCCACGATGTCCGTTCGTCACTGAATACAAGCACCACCTGGAGTACCACCTCCGTAACCACTTTGGCTCAAAGCCATTCAAATGCCCCAAGTGCAACTACGCGTGCGTGAACAAGTCCATGCTCAACTCTCACATGAAGTCGCACACCAACGTGTATCAGTACAG GTGCGCAGACTGCACATACGCCACAAAATACTGCCACAGTCTAAAGCTTCATTTACGCAAGTACAACCACAAACCAGCGGCCGTGCTCAACTCTGACGGCAGCCTCCCACAGGGTATGGATGCCACTAACTCAGGGCTCTCCCTGCTGGCAAAGCGGGGCCCACCGCGGGGGCCCAGGGGACCGAGGAAGGATAAACATGAGATGCCAGAGAGTCAGGGGGGTTACCTGTCCCTTCCCCCTTCACCCCTTGGCCCCCTCCCAGGGATGCAAGGTATGCAAGGGATGCTTGCCCCATTCTGGCCGATGATGCAGATGCAGGGCAGAATACCCCATCCACTCAGCTTTGGTCAACGATTCAACTCGCCCATGGCTGGGTTGTCTCCCCTTGGTATCAAATCTGAAGACAGAGGAATGAAATCCCCACCCACATCTGGCGTAGGCTCAGCAAACATCCTTAAGTGCAATTTCTGTAGTTTCATCGCCACAAGTAGAGAAATCCTCACAGGTCACATTATGAAGCTTCATGCATCAGACCAGAAGGACCTGTTTTCCATGTTTGGTCTGTCATCTGAAGCCCTACTAGATGAGAGCCACAAGCGACATGCCCCTCACCCAGTGTATTCCTCTCCAGCCAAGATGCCTAGACTGGACGCCAAGTTTAACCCTGACCTCCATATCAAGAAGGAGAGAGAGGAAGTAGTCAATAAAGCTCCTTTTGAGAAAGACGTGATGTCCAGGTATCCGTTTATGAGTGGGAAATACGGCAACAGCGGCGTGGTCATGAAGGACGATGGGATCGATATTTTGAAAGAGATGACACTGAAATTTGGAGCAGGTCTTCTAGACCAGAAACGTAAACACTCATTGTCATCACCTCTGATCTCCAGCTCAAAAACTATgaaaaatgatgataataacaTGTCGTCTGACAGTCCCCTTGACCTGACCAAGCCACGTAGTCCCCCATCTGTCTCCAGTCTCCAGCAGAATACATCCGCTGCCATGAAACACAAATTTGCAGATGAAGTTGATGAGCACTCAAGTGGAGAGAATTCTATCTATTCAGTCCACTCTGGGAATGGAGTAAGCTCCCCTTATTCAAGGTCAGAATTGCCGTCTCCCCCAGCCAGAAAAAGGTCGAGGAAAGGTCAGGCGTTCAAGCTTGATGCTCTGTGTATGAAGCTACAGTCAAACCAGGGTGCCATGTACAGTGAGGAAGATTCGGACGCCGAGATAGCAGAAATGTATTCATCTGATCGTCTTCCCatggaaaataatattcatactGACCGAAAAGCTTACAATCCTAGTGTAGAAAATGAGGAAAAAGTCACTAAAGTTGAAGAAACTGTGGAAGAGAAAACAACTGTTGAAGGGGACAAACAACACGGAATAGAGAGGGACAGTAACGAGGGAAGAGTTGACGTTGATTCCATCGATGATGTAGATGGAGAAATGAAGCTGGGAAAAGATGAAGATAAGAACAACTCTGTTAAGCAAGACCTGAAGAGTTTACATTACAAGCTGGCTATGTTGAATGAGCAGATTGATCGCAACGAGAATCAACTCGCTAGTGACGACAACATTGGTGACTCGCACGATAATGACAGTCGGAGTGGGGAGTCCTCAGGTGAGGAAAAACCAGAGAGAAAATCGGTTTCGCCGCCTGTGTTCCCATCCCAGAGTCGCCGAAAGCAGATTCCTGCCGCCATTCAGCGCGGGGCCGATATTGCCTGGAAAATGTTGAATGATCCGCACATGGGTGATCCAAGTTTGTTTCTAAAAAGCGGAAACGGGAAACAGAAGCTTGAAATGACCCCACTCGATAAGAAGCTCTGGTTCGAGGCTCCCGAGTGCACCAATCCTCAGCAGAATTCGGAGAGGGGCGTGTTTGAATGTCCCTACTGCAAGATATCCTTTGGTGATTGTATCATGTACACGATGCACATGGGTTACCATGGTTACAAGGACCCATACAAGTGTAATATGTGCGGAGACACGTGCAAGGACCGGGTGGAATTCTTCCTCCACATTTCTAGGGCTGCACACCACTAA
- the LOC128205264 gene encoding gastrula zinc finger protein XlCGF57.1-like, with protein sequence MASYLNDKAQILNLNQDALSTTDQESVASTTPQNLDVGSSGNLNAEAESKSKMELYYICAFCTKCFDTKQSLTAHLATHTDDDDDVLSWFQLYKQCMTSSGVEWRCSLCDVTVSRAAELKAHAATHENHPTVYKTDRWDKVQQASFTCPVCKKVLGSQGNLRKHMFLHSGSKPFHCDECGKAFSLKGNRDKHALIHKGVREFECQVCGKKFGLKGNLHKHILTHTETKFFQCYICARQFTLKGNLDKHLKRHVTESGKMPTIIATGDVNELGKMQTIVATGDPHISEIRAQLSQAEYGNAVKHLTTVKNPVTTVQCLMTTVHDNVNTVLKHNTVKNHLITAQNHVTAVHENLNAVDENMTTVQNYVNTGQENANITVHENVNTVQD encoded by the exons aTGGCGTCATATCTCAATGACAAAGCTCAAATTTTGAATCTTAATCAAGATGCATTGTCAACCACAGACCAAGAAAGTGTGGCATCAACAACTCCACAAAATTTGGATGTAGGATCAAGTGGAAATCTGAATGCAGAAGCAGAGAGCAAATCAAAAATGGAACTATACTACATTTGTGCATTCTGCACCAAGTGTTTTGATACAAAACAGTCACTAACAGCTCACTTAGCCACCCATAcagacgatgatgatgatgtcttAAGCTGGTTTCAACTGTATAAACAGTGCATGACAAGCAGTGGAGTGGAATGGCGTTGTTCGTTGTGTGACGTGACGGTGAGCCGGGCGGCAGAGCTCAAAGCTCATGCAGCCACACATGAGAATCACCCCACCGTGTATAAGACAGACAGATGGGACAAGGTACAGCAGGCATCATTTACTTGCCCTGTCTGTAAAAAGGTTCTAG GTAGCCAGGGCAACCTCCGAAAGCACATGTTCCTCCACTCTGGCAGCAAGCCGTTTCACTGTGACGAGTGTGGCAAGGCTTTCTCTCTGAAAGGCAACAGAGACAAGCATGCACTCATACACAAAG GTGTGCGGGAGTTTGAGTGTCAGGTGTGTGGAAAGAAGTTTGGCCTGAAAGGAAACTTACACAAGCATATCCTCACTCACACAGAGACCAAGTTTTTCCAGTGCTACATCTGTGCCAGACAGTTCACTCTCAAAG GAAACCTTGATAAGCATCTGAAGAGGCATGTTACTGAGTCAGGGAAAATGCCGACGATCATTGCAACAGGGGATGTAAATGAGTTGGGAAAAATGCAGACAATCGTGGCGACAGGAGATCCGCATATCAGTGAGATCAGGGCGCAACTTTCTCAAGCTGAATATGGGAATGCAGTTAAACACTTAACTACAGTGAAAAATCCTGTGACTACAGTGCAATGTCTGATGACTACAGTGCATGATAATGTGAATACAGTGCTCAAACATAATACTGTGAAAAATCATTTGATTACAGCGCAAAATCATGTGACTGCAGTGCATGAGAATTTGAATGCAGTCGATGAAAATATGACTACAGTGCAAAATTATGTGAATACTGGTcaagaaaatgcaaatattacaGTGCATGAAAATGTGAATACAGTACAAGATTAA
- the LOC128206087 gene encoding uncharacterized protein LOC128206087 translates to MAAPIRKAGHLGTLLKHVVSLSRSRHLSFCLSRPLTTQIDKNKSSVSLDLDVPDNANRPFDSYSDYLDTGRPFTDNVSEHETTIQEETKKSESFASLFRNSRLVQLGDLHRKILAGRIFQVINDDLYIDFGGKFMCVCNRPAYQPEKYTKGVRVRLFLNSFEMASSFMGSKKAVTLLEADCVLLGIFSPDSREERRQKSEGIDQSSPQTEKLEGLRRSYVQRPEATSRGDVIGFKPADLFDDEQYEENEDDFSEFLKASKELENIGEEEIMETDIKPNVSPLKFDDIFGNETDIVDMQTVHGKEHDVEEFHGQPTDVETFHEQSDELVAVKKETTDVEKVVEVPKAVIKKEESHADVIEKKAETTDIDKVQKVIKDVAKVQKDQEEIDDSKDKNMGDPNKNKK, encoded by the exons ATGGCTGCGCCCATAAGGAAAGCTGGGCATTTAGGGACGTTGTTAAAACATGTGGTTTCTTTATCAAGATCAAGGCATTTATCTTTTTGTTTAAGCAGACCCCTTACAACCCAAATAGACAAGAACAAAAGCAGTGTCAGTTTGGACCTCGATGTTCCTGACAATGCTAATAGACCTTTTGATTCGTACTCAG ATTATTTAGATACTGGAAGACCGTTCACAGACAATGTTTCTGAGCACGAAACTACCATTCAGGAGGAGACCAAGAAATCTGAAAGTTTTGCCTCATTGTTTAGAAATTCGCGTCTTGTCCAGTTAGGAGACCTGCACAGAAAGATTCTTGCTGGCAGGATATTCCAGGTCATCAACGATGACCTCTACATCGACTTTGGAGGAAAGTTCATGTGTGTCTGCAATCGACCTGCCTACCAACCAGA GAAGTACACAAAGGGTGTCCGTGTACGTCTGTTCCTGAACTCGTTCGAGATGGCTTCCTCGTTTATGGGGAGTAAGAAAGCTGTTACGCTGCTTGAGGCCGACTGTGTTCTATTGGGGATATTCTCACCTGACTCACGTGAAGAGCGCAGACAGAAAAGTGAAG GCATAGATCAATCAAGCCCCCAGACAGAAAAGCTTGAAGGTCTTCGTAGAAGCTATGTCCAGCGTCCAGAAGCAACTAGCAGGGGAGATGTCATAGGTTTTAAACCTGCTGATCTCTTTGATGATGAACAGTATGAAGAAAACGAAGATGACTTCAGCGAATTTCTTAAAGCGTCCAAAGAACTTGAAAATATTGGAGAAGAAGAAATAATGGAAACAGACATTAAGCCTAATGTGAGCCCTTTAAAGTTTGATGACATATTTGGAAATGAAACAGATATTGTTGACATGCAGACTGTTCATGGTAAAGAACATGATGTGGAAGAATTTCATGGTCAGCCAACAGATGTGGAAACATTTCATGAACAGTCAGATGAACTGGTAGCAGTGAAGAAGGAGACAACAGATGTGGAAAAAGTTGTTGAGGTTCCGAAAGCAGTTATAAAGAAGGAAGAAAGTCATGCAGATGTTATTGAGAAAAAGGCTGAAACAACTGATATTGATAAGGTACAGAAAGTTATTAAGGATGTAGCAAAAGTTCAGAAAGATCAGGAAGAAATTGATGAttctaaagataaaaatatgGGTGATcctaataagaataaaaaatga
- the LOC128206088 gene encoding 5'-deoxynucleotidase HDDC2-like, whose translation MSAQNFTKLFEFFSLIGQLKRVQRTGWVLRQVNAPESVADHMYRMSVLSLLADTSSGLNKEKCVKMSLVHDVAESIVGDIAPADCIDKVEKSRREKTAMSHITSLIPEEVGQEMMQLWMEYEDQSSAEARFVKDIDKFEMVLQAYEYEQLEEKPGHLQEFFDSTDGKFQTDTVQGWVSELRKIRGQTSPNPHFSSPHLARGRSHNTKDSATVHPFSVDHKEKDS comes from the exons ATGTCTGCTCAAAATTTTACAAAGCTTTTCGAGTTCTTTTCGTTAATTGGACAGCTAAAG CGTGTGCAGAGGACAGGATGGGTTTTGCGTCAAGTGAACGCCCCGGAAAGTGTGGCAGACCACATGTACCGGATGTCCGTCCTATCTCTCCTCGCTGACACATCCTCGGGACTCAACAAAGAAAA ATGTGTGAAAATGTCGCTGGTTCATGACGTGGCTGAGTCAATTGTTGGAGATATTGCCCCGGCTGACTGTATCGATAAAGTGGAGAAATCCAGGAGAGAAAAG acAGCCATGAGCCACATAACGAGCCTGATACCGGAGGAGGTGGGGCAGGAAATGATGCAGCTATGGATG GAGTATGAGGACCAGTCCAGTGCAGAGGCTAGATTTGTCAAAGATATTGACAAGTTTGAGATGGTCCTTCAAGCTTATGAGTACGAGCAGCTCGAGGAAAAGCCAGGTCACCTGCAGGAATTCTTCGACTCAACAGATG GAAAGTTCCAGACAGACACAGTCCAGGGCTGGGTGTCCGAGTTACGGAAGATCCGGGGTCAGACGTCCCCCAACCCCCATTTCTCCTCCCCCCACCTCGCGCGAGGCCGGTCACACAATACCAAGGATTCCGCCACTGTCCATCCTTTCAGCGTGGATCACAAGGAGAAAGACAGCTAG